The DNA window actaataaatcgaatatttcgtcacatttagtgacatcaaatgtataagttttcttaggaaatctatcgcttttatcattctctactggatttcttccattagaaggggtgagcaatttgcaagcatagggtggcgcctcttttaactcatcaagatctatttcgacctcttccatatcgtatgaatcttcgaaaggttcgccatcaacatcgtctgcttcgacgtatgctactctctccttcttataacttttacttgctctggccttttctgcttttaaccgttcgacttgtcgaaccctatctgccaattgggccatatctctcaggtattgagtatccagtttctttcgaattgaataatctaggccacctgcagccatttcaactaattcatgttctgggacagtcgtgaagcatcttgatttcaacaaacggaacctgtttaagtaatcatctatagacttcgtgaacttcctcttgatgctagccaattctttcaagcttatctttgtttgacccatgtaaaattgttcatggaataatctctccaagtgtgcccatgcatctatggaatttgggggcaacgtagtgaaccaaacaaaagcattctttgttagcgaactagggaagtatttaatccttaaatcttcgttccctgctagatcccctgcttccgtcagatatctggctatgtgctccatggtagactcattggtgtcccctgaaaatttagtaaattttggtactttggtaccccttggcaattctgtttgcatgatatattctgtTATTGGGGAAGTATAGTTTGGGCGTCGAAGCCCGGTATTAAGGCCAGTGTTggccattattctctctatcatggcagtgagattgttctccgttgccaaattgtctctcctaaccctatgtaccacttcatcaggatgttcgtttcTTCTTACTACCACTAAATTAGGTTGTGGCTGAGCAACTGCTTGTTGGCCAACGTTAGTTGTTTGACTTCGAGCTTCTAAGTCTATCACTCGGTTTTGTTCGACTGATGTTGGCCTAGGTGGCGGTACTGGGGTCTAACTGGTTCTAGAATGGGTCCCCCTTCCTGATAAGTTGATTGGTTGTTCTttcgtctattttgtggaactcctaaaaaatccgccattcgattcatttgagatgatattttttggaaagtttccatATTATCGTGGTTAGTcctagcaatgtttgttgctaatggATTCAAAATGGACCCCAATTCTTTAGCAAGATttactaacatatcatggttacttgcatccatttcttgtcgaaatgctgcttgactatttgtggtAAAAGGGGGTACTTGGGCAGAGAAACCCGTATTCTGcccgcttcgacctatcgaaccaacATTAGGCGAAAAAGGtgttgggttagttgtagtgtatgtaggccccgCTCCTCCTAATCCTGTCATGTATGAATGTGGCATCCCGTATTGGAAATTGGATCTCCACATCTCTGAGGCAGGTGGTGGTCTTGGGGTAAACATCTGACTTGTGGTATTAGTTGCGAAATGTGGTATCTCGCCTGTACCTGTTAATGAAGGGATAGCAGTCGAACTCGAAAATGGGAGCGTTCCTGTCGTCCCTGTAGTATTTCAGGTATCGCCTGGGAATTACCTATAGGATCAGATTCCGTCGAAACCGGTATAGCCTGGGCCTcttgagtggaagtcgaaacATGGGTAGAACTTGCAGCCaccgttcctgacccttgtgggggatcctgaTCCCCCCCTGCACTGGCCACACTGACCATTtttttgttgtaccttcgtttaggaatcggttatgcactgttggttaatttaccgttcctaaggttcatacaaggtcttgatattttctagacaaaacaaaacaatcaattaataacaatctgtttgacactgtcccactgggcgtgccattttgtttacggtgatttccggtaaacaaccgctagtctttcaaactataataaacatgatttggttactcgcaggatcgactagattgatcctaggacatagtcaaaagaGGTTGTTAtttatgatagttcgaattatgtctatggttgacttgttctcgaaataagaaatacttaatcaaagaaataaagattagcaatcaccttgttatacacgtaaatataacatcagcgaagggtaagacaaagataaaatataagacaaaactgtaaagtgcaagaatcttaaagtgcagaaacttaaatgcttcgaaactaaatagaatgaaaataaagagtgcaggaatgtaaatgacagaaagtaaacgaaatgcagtgaTATccaaagatacttgaataaagaaagatacaaatgtatttaaattgacgttggtgtcatacgtacatgtCTCAGCGAAACttgttctctaaacacttgatacttgagtgatttgtgagtgatttgtacaaaatgaacacacgaaatcctaatactaagacccttatttatactaaatttgaccctaacggtcctacactaatctgatgccacgttactcacgagaatccttgggatgccatctgtctttgtgcagttatataaactacttcgaaattcaaatcctcccgcctgaatcctctttcgacgcgtggcaacgtaatcagaACCAAGAATAccacgaaaatacgctaagcttcagtacttgacatatttcgtaaaaacgtttaagtcccaaaagataattcttttcgaatttagcttcaaTGCTAACTGTCTCTGTTCCAACTTAAACCATcattctcgaacatggccatcagtagccatttttgatctcaaagatggtcatcagtaaccatcttccttcgaatttcaaaccttcgaaggatattcttcccaaacgaaatcttcagctaacagggtctagtacaaaccataacatacatcaaagaaccaactatattagcatatgggatgctattcatataggctctttcgacatcattactgggacactgatcaatacccagcttgaattgagggtttgttggagtcacaactggcttcgaattcgacataccaaacttttcgagaatcttctgtagatatgcctcttgagataagcataacttcgacttctttctatctcttcgaatgtcaattccaagaatcctggaagcagctcccagatccttcatatcgaactccttattgagttcagccttcacccttgtcacatcttcaacattgttgcttgctatgagaatatcatccacataaagcaacaaaataacaaatgaattaccaggtcgaaatctgaagtaaacgcagtggtcgaactgacttctaatgaaacttatgcgtgtcatgaacttgtcgaatctcctattccactgtcgaggagattgtttcagcccatacaaagatctctataacttgcacacacaatcttccttccccttttcgacatatctttcaggttgcctcatcaggatcgtttcatctagatcaccatacaagaacgcatttttcacatccatctgttccagttcaagatcgaactgtgccaccatggcaagcaacattcgaatggacctatgcttcacaacaggagaaaacacatcattgaagtcgacaccttctttctgagtgaaaccccttgcgaccaaccttgccttgtatcttttcgacgtcactccttcaattccttccttaactttgaaaatccatttacagatgactaaccttgccccagcaggtttcttgatcagtacccaagtgtgattatcatgaagagatttcatctcatcatccatggccttcagccattcagtcttatttcaactcctcataacttccttataatctctaggttcatcatcaagaacctcactggcagagattaatgcataagctataagatctgcatacccaagtctctgaggtggtttgatgactcttctcgacctatctctcgacaataggtagtcatcgtcagtttcctcaacttccttagcatcttctgcttcttcttcgacttcatcagggatatgcaattcagcatcaacattctccacctcaacaggaatctctacatgttctagctcttctgcacttcgaccatcatcagttttcttgaaagccatttcagcttcattgaaaactacatctcgactggtgatacacctcctgtgacctggctctaggcaccatagcctataagctttgactcctttagggtatcccatgaacatgcatttcagagctctaggttcgaccttgtcttgcctaatatgagcataggctacgcagctaaatactcttagtttgtcgagatctggtggatgtcccgaccaaacttcttcaggtgtcttcaaaTCTAACGCTgttgaaggacatctgtttatctgatatgttgctgtcgaaacagcctcagcccagaacaccttctttaaccccgcactagtcaacatgcatttgactctctccaaaatagttcgattaaacctttcagccaaaccattttgttgtggagtacctgcagtagttctatgtcttgcaataccagatgccgcacaaaaactgtcgaatgcctcattgcaaaattcaaggccattgtcggttctcaacctcttaaccttcctgccagtctgattttctaccagagtcttccaacttttgaaattctcaaaagtttcatccttagtcttctggatgaatacccataattttcttgaATAATCATCtattatggatagaaaataccttgctcctgaatgtgatggacaccttgcaggcccccaaagatcaacatggatgtaatcaagggatccatgtgttctttgtttgcctttgttgaacttcactctgcaggattttccaagtacacagggttcacaaaacttcagcttttcgactttgtctccaccaagcagattttgtttccctaatttgaccagacccctttcactgacatggcccaatctcatgtgccagatttctgtcttcgataaaggtttcgtggatgcaacatttgtcgaaccacttacaacttcagcctcaagggtatacaagccttgtttcatcacgcctctcaagacttccttcgaccccttcatgactcttaggatattttctctccttggaaaacatatcctttcttgtcgaattcaccaagagaaagtaaatttctcttcaaatcaggaacatacctgacttcagtcaacaaccttattgactcatcatggagtttgaatctcacagatccaacacctgcaattttgcaagctttattgtttcctagcagtactgatccaccctcttgatcacataattcctcgaacaagtctttgtttggagtcatgtgccaagtgcaacctgaatccataatccactccttcctagagtcactgctcgaaaccacaaggacatcagatgattcaaaatcatcttgaacaatggctgcattaccattatccttacctccatgatatttcaggcgttcagggcacacctttcttgtgtgaccctccttcttacaatgatagcatcgaatgccagatgcttcgccactgtaagacttcgactggcttttgcccttcttcttgtcaaacttaccatccttttgtaagagttttcctttaacggtcaaaccttcgccaacagtcgaaggtttatgctcctttcgttcgttcaagtctttagaatacaaggctgattgaacttcttcaaacgtcagggactcccttccatacaagagagtttctttgaagtgagcatgtgatcgaggcaaagaacacaatagtaacagcgcttgatcttcatcatcgatcttcacatcaatattttcaagatcaagaatcagcttgttgaacatatccaactgctcagccaacaatttgtcttcaaccatcttgaatgaatacaaagcctgcttcaggtagagtcgatttaccagcgatttggtcatatacaaactttcaagtttcgcccataaccctgatgccgtcgtctcctttaaTACCTGTcttagaaccttatcaccaaggctcaacaaaattgcgctgtgtgtcttctcgatcatagttgtcttctccgttgccgttaatgcagcattcatggctgcctctctcttcaacgcttccaaacaaccctgttgaaccagtagggctttcatcttcaagcgccacagaccgaaatcattcagtccggtgaacttttcaatctcatactttgttgaaggcatcttctccacgctcaccgcaccaatttgttgtgaattcaataccaagaacaaagtataatgcaagggaagaataaaggacaaggaagaagaggaacacaagaattggttataactgctattctttcactttctcttagaaaataagattacaagtttacaagaataacaaataacctctctcaccctaaattaggatttgctgcttagcaatgatgagagactagtatgctatttataataaaacctaacatactaactaatgggctttttccacaaggcccattacacaagccaacttaataaacaagctaacttaacaaattagggtttaaacactaaacctaatttaacatgctaacaaccctagcatctttgacacaagcatgtgaacaaccttcgacttcatgcttaatcctgtcgaaccaagaagctacccttcggccatactagagttcgatccaatatctcacattttCATTTATTGTTTGTTTCGTGAAAGACAAAAATATGTAGAGAAtatatcttttattattatttacgtACGCAAAATATtttgcaaaagaaaataaaatcagaagaaaacataaataaaactaaaaaacacAATGACAGAAATGCAATCAACGCGTTAAATAGAAGCACGcgctaaatatattaaaattttagttaaaaaaattggATTCATTGAAAAAAAGTTGGAAAACATAGTTAGCAAAAATTCTTCTAGTCCCATCACTAAACACACCTCAAATCAAATGGGTCTTAACTAATTTGTAAAATAAATGTACATTAAGTTCACGTATTTTCGACATACATTGCAATATAAACATATATTCTTGATTTGTTTCCTTTTTAAAATACAGATTTGCATAAAGCAATATAACAATGAATAAATATACGGCAGGCATTTAAAAAACTATAAATACCACAATTTATTATCCGTTAGTACTACTATTATTTTAAGTGCAAGACGCGTGTAATAAATAATTACTTTTTATGAATCATCAAGAAAATTCTAATTACCTATAGAGGaattaaaaacaaagaaaaactagaagaatcTCACTTAAACAGAATGTTTGCTGTATCCTATGGTATATCATCTCAATCCATGCAAGCCAGCGTGGTTCCAATTCATCTCAATTTCATGTTATATCACCAAATCACTAAAATAAGATTCACATTAAAATCTCCTTCCTTATAACGCTCTCTtgaaaaaaatatcataaatgtatagtcatcatcattatcatatgATGACGGTGTTCACCAAGGTACTatccaaaaaaacaaaaataaaataaaataaataattaaataattattattacttGATTAAGTATAGATAAATGAAAATGTGATAATCCATATATATATCTTCCCGTCAACACCATGACCTCTTCTACGTAATCGGACGGCCGTAAATTAATAATCTATATCTACTGTTTGATTTAAATCCAACGGTTCATATTTAATTCCACTTGAACTTTTTCATTTCTCATTTCTCATCGCTTCGTATATAGTATAATAGTACTACTATATAATAATATTTCTTTCACACAACAAAAACACAACCAAGCTCAAAAACCAAAGGCGCATCCTCGTAAACTGCGAAACTCAccggttttttttttcttcatcaatACCAACGAAGAAAACAACAACCTTCGACAATTCCAAACCAAGTAGGAGTATTATTCTTCTtactttcttcttctgttctatTTTTGAACCGGCGAAGAAAAAAGTTTAGTTACCGGTAATTCATAGTTCCGGTCTAGTCTGCCACCGTGTAGCCTGAGATGTTACCGGCGCAACCGGTAAGAAAAACCGTGGTGGTGAGAATCTCGCGATACAGAGAGGGGGTAAAGTAGGTTAAGTGAAGCGGGTAAGAAAGAATAGAGTAAATCGTACGGTGGAGATTGAATCTGGTGGGTCCCACTAAAGATGGAAACTCAGAAGACGAATAGCCAAAGCCAAAGTAAGCTGACCCGAACCAAATCCTCGCTGCTTCGGTGTTCTTCTCCGACCAACCGATCCTATAGCCTCGGTTCGGTAAATGAAAACGAGTTTTACGATGTAGAGAAACTcgataagaagaggaagaaaaacgGAAATAAAAAGAATAAGAAGACGCGCCGGTTCGGTTCCGGTTCAGGTTCTGGTTCGATCCGGTTTGTTGCTGCTCCGATTCTAGGTTTTTTCAGCGGGTGTTCGTTGTTGTTCTATGTGTTGTATTTTTTCTATATTGGTTCAGTGGGACCCACTTCCGAGAACGTGTTGCTGATTCTAATATTCGTGGCTGTGGCGCTTTACTTGGTAAACAGGAACAAACGCGTGATTCATAGGAGCGTTTCGGTTTTGAAGCATTCATGGGACGGGAATTTGAAACGGCTCGGGTTTAGTTCCAAGGGAAGTGAGAAACCGGTTCAGTGGTTCATTGGAGAGACCGGTTCATCGGACAAGGAGAGGTTGAGGTTGAAGGTGAAAGTGAAGGAGAATGGAATAAGGAAGGAGGGTGTGGAGTGTTACAGCAATGGCGATTTTTACGAAGGAGAGTTTCATGGAGGGAAGTGTAATGGGAGTGGAGTTTATCATTATTTTGGGAGTGGAAGATATGAAGGTGATTGGGTTGATGGGAAGTATGATGGTTATGGAATTGAGAGCTGGGCTAGGGGGAGTCGGTATAAGGGTTGTTATAGACAAGGTTTGAGACATGGTTATGGTGTTTATAGATTCTATACCGGCGATTCGTATTCTGGAGAATGGTGTAATGGACAGAGTCATGGTTTCGGTGTTCAGTCTTGTTCTGATGGTAGTTGTTATGTTGGTGAGTTTAAGTTTGGTGTTAAACATGGACTTGGATGTTACCAATTTAGGTGAGTTTCTGTTTCTGTTTCTGTTTCTCTTGTTCTGTAGTTTGTTTTTATTCTTACTATCAATTTTTTTACTGTTTATGATGTTTTGGTTGCAATTTTTGAATCTTGTTGATTAGATAGATagtatagtttttttttgttaatttttggaatttttcttCCTTTAACATTCTGTTTGTTAATAGAATATGTTATGTATTGAAAGTCCTCAAATTTGATGGTCAAGTTTTGTTGCTAGTGTTAATATTTATTGCATGTTTCTTGTTCAATTCAACTATTGTTTGTTTGACAAGTTAAACAGGAAAATATTATCTTTATCAAGACCATGTTAACGATAGTTGACAATTTGCAATATCAATAGTAAAAGGGTTGTTTTGTGAAGTTTCTCTTCTAATTATAAccaatatttttaagaaaagctATAGTAGAAGATTTTAGACTATCGTAGTAGGTTTTGGATTTCAGatgtttttatttacttttaccGCGTAAACTTACTCTGTTACATTTTAATGTAGAAATGGAGATAAATATACTGGGGAGTATTTTGGAGACAAAATACATGGATTTGGGGTCTACCATTTTGAGAATGGACACTGTTATGAAGGAGCGTGGCACGAAGGTCGTAGGCAAGGTTATGGTGTTTATACTTTTCGAAATGGAGAGCGAAAATGTGGCGAATGGGATGGTGGCATCCTCAGAAAAAATTTACCACCACAAACTCGTGCTGTTCTCACATCAGTTCAGGTATTTGTCCTTCACATTCACTTATGTTGCCTTCTCCCTATAATTAAGCCACTGTTTGGTTACGAGTTCTGCACCGTTTCAATGAGAGCTTACCTTTACTTTACTGAAGCAATTAATTGTAGATTTGAGTAAAGATGCGCGTTGGTACCGTGTACTCGAACATAGGCACACATATCGTGTTTTGTTCTCATTCATTAATGTTGTAATTTTTGGGGGTTAATTTGCAGGCTGCTAGGAGAACAGCCGAAAACGCTATAAACCTTCCGCGGAATGATGACCAAGTGAGCAAATCAGTAACCGCTGCGAACAGGGCCGCTACTGCTGCTAGAGTTGCAGCAGTGAAAGCTGTGCAGAATAGAATGGGTGGAAAATTTTGCCATGATCAAGTTTAAGTTTAAGAGTGAGAGAGATATTAGATATTAGCCTCAGTTTGGAACTGTAAATTTTTACTAATCATAAGTATTTGGAAGATGTACCACCCTGATGGAAAAAAAAGAAGCTTATCGGAGGTGGCTGAAGAGAGTATGATATATCAATCTAATCTTTGTTTTCAGAAAGTAACTTGTACATAAACAATGTATATGGCTGAAAGATGAAATTTTCACTAGTACTTTTTCTTAATGAAATTTTCACTAGTATTTTAACTTTTAATGTGTGATGATTATGATTGATTGTAAAATTTGAGATGatgtaaagagatgaaatttAAGATTGGCCTGGCCTTTATGAGGAAAAAAGAGTGTCCATACTCTTGATACACTCAAATTGTTGACAAAAACAAATAGATGGGATGAGTTTATGGTAACCACAAGACTTGATTTGGCCAACAACTCTGCATAGAGGATTAAAGAGACCATTCATCACTAGGATTCTTGTCTGTTTGTTTTCATATAAGTCGGTTGCTTGTTGGTCAATATTTTATTTGAGGATAAGCCATCATCACTTGGATAGGATAACACAAATACTAGAAGTTACATATTGGTAACAACTTAATCTTTTAGGATTTTTAGTCCATTAGacttatttgaatatttttaacaCGAGTGAAACAAAATAGAATAGAACATAATGAGACGAAATAGAGAGGAGGTTaagaaatatttcatttttttaaaatcttgttgaatgaaatatttcAGCTCATTTTGATCTATAAACTAAATGACATTCAATGTAACAATATCTAAGCATAACAGTTTCTTCCAATTCCATCATTTTCAATCAGTTTTTGCCAATTGAATTGGGATTTATGCACATTTTCATTTTATAGTTTAAGTAGTATAatgcaaacaaaacaaaattgaatgttactaggggtgctcgcggtgcggtttgggcggttttgacgaaaaaaatcatccgaaccgcaagagaaaaaatagtgcggtttggtttggtttggttgacttttaaaaaaaatccgaaccaaaccaaaccaaactaatgcggtttggtttggttcggttggttcggttttttacaaatattttattgagccatacatactatatgacaacataattttatatttagacattcatacgctaacaaataacaacaaaactcgtcatattttgacaacaattttccatgtaatatgtaaaaattaaattagacaaaagtggaatattaaacataaaataatagcataaaacaatataaaattattataatgaaacaaaaaaatagaagagacgaaagattagtgaaaggtgaaaaagaaaaagaaaaagtgttgagagattagagaagaagatgtgcgataaaaatgaatatgaaatacggaacatttacataaaaatgagaaggtgaaaaagaaagaatataggagagtaaagattatagaagaagagggaagat is part of the Vicia villosa cultivar HV-30 ecotype Madison, WI linkage group LG2, Vvil1.0, whole genome shotgun sequence genome and encodes:
- the LOC131649525 gene encoding phosphatidylinositol 4-phosphate 5-kinase 3-like, which gives rise to METQKTNSQSQSKLTRTKSSLLRCSSPTNRSYSLGSVNENEFYDVEKLDKKRKKNGNKKNKKTRRFGSGSGSGSIRFVAAPILGFFSGCSLLFYVLYFFYIGSVGPTSENVLLILIFVAVALYLVNRNKRVIHRSVSVLKHSWDGNLKRLGFSSKGSEKPVQWFIGETGSSDKERLRLKVKVKENGIRKEGVECYSNGDFYEGEFHGGKCNGSGVYHYFGSGRYEGDWVDGKYDGYGIESWARGSRYKGCYRQGLRHGYGVYRFYTGDSYSGEWCNGQSHGFGVQSCSDGSCYVGEFKFGVKHGLGCYQFRNGDKYTGEYFGDKIHGFGVYHFENGHCYEGAWHEGRRQGYGVYTFRNGERKCGEWDGGILRKNLPPQTRAVLTSVQAARRTAENAINLPRNDDQVSKSVTAANRAATAARVAAVKAVQNRMGGKFCHDQV